From a region of the Laspinema palackyanum D2c genome:
- a CDS encoding phasin family protein has protein sequence MDANNLLKQLLLIGIGTTSLVAEKIKEVSDQWVQDGKLNPDQAKHFVDDLMQQMKSEQGNFETQVQRQIRNVMQDLGVPRQAEMDELRGRLDRLERQIRDLENKQWR, from the coding sequence ATGGATGCGAATAATTTGCTCAAGCAACTGCTGTTGATCGGCATTGGCACCACCTCGCTAGTCGCCGAGAAAATTAAAGAGGTCAGCGACCAGTGGGTCCAGGACGGCAAACTCAATCCGGACCAAGCGAAACATTTTGTAGACGATCTCATGCAGCAGATGAAATCGGAACAGGGGAATTTTGAAACCCAGGTGCAGCGCCAGATTCGTAACGTCATGCAAGACCTGGGAGTGCCGCGCCAAGCGGAAATGGACGAACTCAGAGGACGCCTCGATCGCCTAGAACGTCAAATTCGCGACTTAGAAAATAAGCAATGGCGGTAA
- a CDS encoding FKBP-type peptidyl-prolyl cis-trans isomerase, which yields MREILISFGVMLACVLVLVVAQFTDRSSQAIASNIQPTQTTTEVPTPSKSLLAQRLTAQTQIASADTTQKETTTTMETTPSGLKYTEITEGTGATPQKGQTVVVHYTGTLEDGTKFDSSRDRNQPFSFKLGVGQVIQGWDEGLSTMKVGGRRELVIPPELGYGARGAGGVIPPNATLIFDVELLRIAG from the coding sequence TTGCGAGAAATTTTAATCAGCTTTGGGGTGATGCTGGCCTGCGTTTTGGTGCTGGTGGTCGCTCAGTTTACCGATCGCTCAAGTCAGGCGATCGCGTCCAACATTCAGCCGACTCAAACCACAACTGAAGTACCAACGCCCAGCAAATCCCTGTTGGCGCAACGGTTGACCGCTCAGACGCAAATCGCCAGCGCTGACACCACACAAAAGGAGACAACAACAACTATGGAAACGACACCTTCGGGTCTAAAATACACGGAAATCACCGAGGGAACGGGTGCAACCCCTCAAAAAGGGCAAACCGTTGTGGTTCATTACACCGGAACCTTAGAAGATGGCACCAAGTTTGACAGTTCCCGCGATCGCAACCAGCCATTTTCCTTCAAACTCGGAGTCGGTCAAGTTATCCAAGGTTGGGATGAAGGTCTCTCCACCATGAAAGTGGGCGGACGGCGCGAATTAGTGATTCCCCCAGAATTAGGCTACGGTGCACGCGGTGCCGGTGGCGTTATTCCCCCCAATGCCACCTTAATTTTTGATGTAGAACTGCTCAGAATCGCGGGATAA